Proteins from a genomic interval of Zingiber officinale cultivar Zhangliang chromosome 2A, Zo_v1.1, whole genome shotgun sequence:
- the LOC122042329 gene encoding triacylglycerol lipase SDP1-like encodes MDITNEAAVDAFSIGPSTVLGRAIALRVLLCGSLRLLRTRLFLLLRAALRRLRDGALLPLAASLHPRNAQGILVLVTLVAFALRRFTNVRSRAESAYRRKFWRNMMRSALTYEEWSHAAKMLDKELTPKMSEGDLYDEELVRNKLQELRQRRQDGSLRDIVFCMRTDLLRNLGNMCNPELHKGRLQVPKLIKEYIDEVSIQLKMVCDSDSDELLLEEKLAFLHETRHAFGRSALLLSGGASLGSFHVGVVKTLVEHKLLPRIIAGSSVGSIMCAIVATRSWPELESFFEDSWHSLQFFDQLGGVFAVVKRIMTRGAVHEIRQLQRLLRHLTSNLTFQEAYDMTGRILGITVCSPRKHEPPRCLNYLTSPHVVIWSAVTASCAFPGLFEAQELMAKDRFGEIVPYHAPFSLGPEDNPGASARRWRDGSLESDLPMIQLKELFNVNHFIVSQANPHIAPLLRVKEIIRAYGGNFAAKLAHLVEMEVKHRCNQVLELGFRLGGIAKLFAQDWEGDVTVVMPATLAQYSKLIQNPSHVELQKAANQGRRCTWEKLSAIKTNCAIELALDECVALLNHMRRLKRSAERAAASQGHTNFMRFSASRRIPSWNCIARENSSGSLEEDLIVDSAASIQQGNPSAGQLNRNNQSQRSMHDGSDSESETIDLNSWTRNGGPLMRTASAAKFISFVQSLEVESEFNRSWEEEDDVSAAHPTLLGAHVVGRDPHYNNSRIATDRSSENIDSVPGAAPTSITVSTGDLLQPERIQNGIVFNIVKVGALLNRSTESEPQQDHPRVADEENVCMEICDISTASDSGEDEKSDYQSPSQGDAHS; translated from the exons ATGGACATCACCAACGAGGCGGCGGTGGACGCCTTCTCGATCGGGCCCTCCACCGTCCTCGGCCGCGCCATCGCCCTCCGCGTCCTCCTTTGCGGCTCCCTCCGCCTCCTTCGCACGCGCCTCTTCCTCCTCCTACGCGCCGCCCTCCGCCGTCTCCGCGACGGCGCGCTGCTCCCCCTCGCCGCATCGCTCCATCCCCGCAACGCCCAGGGCATCCTCGTCCTCGTCACGCTCGTCGCCTTCGCCCTCCGCCGCTTCACCAACGTCCGGTCCCGCGCCGAGTCAGCCTACCGACGCAAGTTCTGGCGCAACATGATGCGCAGCGCGCTCACGTACGAGGAGTGGTCCCACGCCGCCAAGATGCTCGACAAGGAGTTGACGCCCAAGATGAGCGAAGGCGACCTCTACGACGAGGAACTTGTCCGGAATAAGCTGCAGGAGCTGCGCCAGCGCCGCCAGGACGGATCCCTGCGGGACATCGTTTTTTGCATGCGCACAGACCTGCTCAGGAATCTCGGCAACATGTGCAATCCCGAGCTGCACAAGGGTAGGCTTCAG GTACCAAAACTCATCAAGGAGTACATTGATGAAGTTTCAATTCAATTGAAAATGGTTTGCGATTCAGACTCAGATGAGTTGCTTTTGGAAGAGAAACTTGCATTTCTACATGAAACAAGGCATGCTTTTGGTAGGTCAGCCTTGCTCCTAAGTGGTGGTGCTTCACTGGGTTCTTTCCATGTTGGCGTAGTAAAAACATTAGTGGAGCATAAACTGCTGCCTAGAATCATAGCAGGATCCAGTGTAGGTTCCATAATGTGTGCTATTGTAGCAACAAGGTCTTGGCCTGAGCTTGAGAGCTTCTTTGAAGATTCATGGCACTCATTGCAGTTTTTTGACCAGCTAGGTGGGGTTTTCGCAGTGGTTAAGAGGATCATGACACGTGGTGCAGTCCATGAGATTAGGCAATTACAAAGGCTTTTGAGGCATCTCACGAGTAATTTAACATTTCAAGAGGCTTATGATATGACTGGCCGTATACTTGGTATAACTGTTTGTTCTCCCAGAAAACATGAACCACCTCGATGCCTTAATTACTTGACCTCTCCTCATGTTGTTATTTGGAGTGCTGTAACTGCCTCTTGTGCATTTCCTGGATTGTTTGAGGCTCAGGAGTTGATGGCAAAAGATAGATTTGGTGAAATTGTTCCTTATCATGCACCATTTTCATTAGGCCCCGAGGATAATCCTGGAGCTTCAGCACGTCGGTGGAGAGATGGAAGCTTGGAGAGTGATTTGCCTATGATTCAGTTGAAGGAATTATTTAATGTCAACCACTTTATTGTTAGCCAAGCCAATCCTCATATAGCCCCATTGCTGAGAGTAAAGGAAATTATCAGAGCTTATGGTGGAAACTTTGCTGCAAAG CTTGCTCACCTTGTCGAAATGGAAGTTAAACATCGATGCAATCAAGTTCTTGAACTTGGTTTTCGATTGGGTGGCATTGCTAAGTTGTTTGCTCAAGATTGGGAGGGTGACGTTACAGTGGTTATGCCTGCCACTCTTGCTCAG TATTCAAAGCTTATTCAAAACCCATCACATGTGGAGCTTCAAAAGGCTGctaaccaaggaagaagatgcacatgGGAGAAGCTCTCTGCAATTAAGACCAACTGTGCGATTGAACTTGCACTAGATGAATGTGTTGCTCTCCTTAACCATATGCGCAGGCTCAAGAGAAGTGCTGAGAGGGCAGCTGCATCCCAAGGTCACACAAACTTCATGCGTTTCAGTGCTTCTCGGAGAATTCCCTCATGGAATTGCATTGCTAGGGAGAACTCATCAGGCTCACTTGAAGAAGATTTAATTGTGGATTCTGCCGCTTCAATCCAACAGGGAAATCCTTCTGCTGGGCAACTGAACAGAAATAACCAGTCTCAACGAAGCATGCACGACGGAAGTGATAGTGAATCAGAGACTATAGACCTAAATTCTTGGACAAGAAATGGTGGCCCTTTGATGAGAACAGCTTCTGCTGCTAAATTTATCAGCTTCGTACAGAGTCTTGAGGTGGAATCAGAATTCAATAGATCatgggaagaagaagatgatgtttCAGCGGCACATCCCACTCTATTGGGGGCACATGTAGTTGGTAGGGATCCTCACTATAACAACTCGAGGATAGCTACTGATAGAAGTTCAGAAAATATAGATTCAGTTCCCGGTGCTGCTCCCACAAGCATTACAGTTTCCACCGGAGACCTTTTGCAACCTGAAAGGATACAAAATGGGATTGTGTTTAATATTGTAAAGGTGGGGGCCTTGCTAAATAGGAGCACTGAATCTGAACCACAGCAAGATCACCCTAGAGTAGCCGACGAAGAGAATGTATGCATGGAAATTTGCGATATCAGTACAGCATCTGACTCTGGTGAGGATGAGAAGTCAGATTACCAGTCACCTTCTCAAGGTGATGCTCACAGTTAA